In one Streptomyces sp. NBC_00597 genomic region, the following are encoded:
- a CDS encoding FAD-dependent monooxygenase — protein sequence MTAVSASPLPSRTRVAVVGAGPTGLALAVTLAGAGVDFVLLDRQAEGANTSRAAVVHARTLEVLDELDPSGALSAELVARGLPVSRFRIRDGARLLACVPFDGLRTAHPYALMVPQYETEAVLLARLRALGGDVHRPYEVTGITQDPDGATLTTATGETLRADHVVGADGMHSTVRGAAGIGFTGSAYEESFVLADVTMDWAPGPQEVSLAFGTAGLTVVAPLPGGSDAPGGTASRYRVVATVAEAPAEPDLAFVQGLLDERAPGRARLHTLVWASRFRVHHRVADRYRAGRLLLAGDAAHVHSPAGGQGMNTGIQDGYALGRALAEGDPDAYEAARRPVALHVVALTDRMTRIATTGNPVLRAVRNTALPLLTRVPALRNRLATELAELDYR from the coding sequence ATGACCGCCGTGTCCGCGTCGCCGCTCCCCTCCCGGACCCGCGTCGCCGTCGTCGGCGCCGGCCCCACCGGCCTCGCCCTCGCCGTGACGCTCGCCGGAGCCGGCGTCGACTTCGTGCTCCTCGACCGCCAAGCCGAGGGCGCCAACACCTCCCGCGCCGCCGTCGTCCACGCCCGCACCCTGGAGGTCCTCGACGAGCTCGACCCGTCCGGCGCGCTCTCCGCCGAGCTGGTCGCCCGCGGCCTCCCCGTCAGCCGGTTCCGCATCCGTGACGGCGCCCGCCTGCTGGCCTGCGTCCCGTTCGACGGCTTGCGCACGGCCCACCCGTACGCGCTGATGGTCCCCCAGTACGAGACCGAGGCGGTCCTCCTGGCCCGCCTGCGCGCCCTCGGCGGCGACGTCCACCGCCCGTACGAGGTCACCGGCATCACCCAGGACCCGGACGGAGCCACCCTCACGACCGCCACCGGCGAGACGCTGCGCGCGGACCACGTCGTCGGCGCCGACGGCATGCACAGCACGGTCCGCGGGGCGGCCGGGATCGGCTTCACGGGGAGCGCCTACGAGGAGTCCTTCGTCCTCGCCGACGTGACCATGGACTGGGCCCCCGGCCCCCAGGAGGTCTCGCTCGCCTTCGGCACGGCCGGACTGACCGTCGTGGCCCCGCTGCCGGGCGGCTCCGACGCGCCCGGCGGGACCGCCAGCCGCTACCGCGTGGTCGCCACCGTCGCCGAGGCCCCCGCCGAACCGGACCTCGCCTTCGTGCAGGGCCTGCTGGACGAGCGCGCCCCGGGCCGGGCCCGCCTCCACACGCTCGTCTGGGCGTCCCGGTTCCGGGTCCACCACCGGGTCGCCGACCGCTACCGCGCCGGCCGGCTGCTGCTCGCCGGGGACGCCGCCCACGTGCACAGCCCCGCCGGCGGCCAGGGCATGAACACCGGGATCCAGGACGGGTACGCGCTCGGCCGCGCGCTCGCCGAAGGCGACCCCGACGCCTACGAGGCCGCACGCCGCCCCGTCGCCCTGCACGTGGTGGCCCTCACCGACCGGATGACGCGGATCGCCACCACCGGCAACCCGGTCCTGCGCGCCGTGCGCAACACCGCGTTGCCCCTGCTCACCCGCGTCCCCGCCCTGCGCAACCGCCTCGCCACCGAGCTGGCCGAGCTCGACTACCGCTGA
- a CDS encoding MurR/RpiR family transcriptional regulator: MSDSPAARLQKLFEGHRLTPTQRRIAHCMVRGAADVPFLSSVELAELAGVSQPSVTRFAVALGFDGYPALRRHLREVAPAERAAAAREDAYNEYQQAVQGEIENLRQLSAMLADPSPVEEAGRVLAGSRPLPVLGLRAASSQARGFAYFAAKVHPDVRLLDEGGSMLADRIDAAAAAGASALLCFALPRHPREVTEALDHARQAGLQVVTVADSAFAPVARSSDLLIPAPVGTGLAFDTACAPMLLGRVLLEAMADALPDAQARLEAFDARAAARGLFVE, from the coding sequence ATGAGCGACAGCCCGGCAGCGCGGCTGCAGAAGCTGTTCGAGGGGCACCGGCTGACGCCCACCCAGCGGCGCATCGCCCACTGCATGGTGCGCGGGGCGGCGGACGTGCCGTTCCTGTCGAGCGTGGAGCTCGCCGAGCTGGCCGGGGTGAGCCAGCCCTCGGTGACCCGTTTCGCGGTGGCGCTCGGCTTCGACGGGTATCCGGCACTGCGCCGGCACTTGCGCGAGGTGGCTCCCGCCGAGCGCGCCGCGGCCGCGCGGGAGGACGCGTACAACGAGTACCAGCAGGCCGTCCAGGGCGAGATCGAGAACCTGCGGCAGCTGTCGGCCATGCTCGCCGACCCCTCCCCGGTCGAGGAGGCGGGCCGGGTGCTCGCCGGATCCAGGCCGCTTCCCGTGCTGGGGCTGCGGGCGGCGTCCTCGCAGGCGCGCGGGTTCGCGTACTTCGCCGCGAAGGTGCACCCGGACGTACGGCTGCTCGACGAGGGCGGCTCGATGCTCGCCGACCGGATCGACGCGGCCGCCGCCGCCGGGGCCTCGGCGCTGCTGTGCTTCGCGCTGCCGCGCCACCCCCGGGAGGTGACGGAGGCCCTGGACCACGCACGGCAGGCCGGGCTGCAGGTGGTGACGGTCGCCGACTCGGCCTTCGCCCCGGTGGCCCGCTCCTCCGACCTGCTGATCCCGGCGCCCGTGGGCACCGGCCTGGCCTTCGACACGGCGTGCGCGCCGATGCTGTTGGGGCGGGTGCTGCTGGAGGCGATGGCGGACGCGCTGCCGGACGCGCAGGCGCGGCTGGAGGCGTTCGACGCGCGGGCCGCGGCGCGCGGGCTGTTCGTGGAGTAG
- a CDS encoding cystathionine beta-synthase has product MQFHDSMISLVGNTPLVKLNRVTEGLQATVLAKVEYFNPGGSVKDRIAVRMIEAAEQSGALKPGGTIVEPTSGNTGVGLAIVAQQKGYKCIFVCPDKVSMDKINVMRAYGAEVVVCPTAVDPEHPDSYYNVSDRLAREPGAWKPDQYSNPNNPRSHYETTGPELWEQTDGKITHFVAGVGTGGTISGTGNYLKEVSGGKVKVIGADPEGSVYSGGSGRPYLVEGVGEDFWPTAYDPNVTDEIIAVSDKDSFQMTRRLAKEEGLLVGGSCGMAVVAALKAAEGLGPDDVVVVLLPDSGRGYLSKIFSDEWMAGHGFLEEAGPAARIGDVLADKEGAMPSLVHMHPEETVGEAIEVLREYGVSQMPIVKPGAGHPDVMAAEVIGSVVEKELLAALFAKQASLSDPLEKHMSRPLPQVGSGEPVSELMAVLGEADAAIVLVEGKPTGVVSRQDLLAFLAKGAK; this is encoded by the coding sequence GTGCAATTCCACGACTCGATGATCAGCCTCGTCGGCAACACCCCGCTGGTGAAGCTCAACCGTGTGACCGAAGGCCTGCAGGCCACCGTCCTTGCGAAGGTCGAGTACTTCAATCCCGGCGGATCCGTGAAGGACCGGATCGCCGTCCGGATGATCGAAGCCGCCGAGCAGAGCGGTGCCCTCAAGCCCGGCGGCACCATCGTGGAGCCGACCAGCGGCAATACCGGCGTAGGACTCGCCATCGTGGCCCAGCAGAAGGGCTACAAGTGCATCTTCGTCTGCCCTGACAAGGTGTCCATGGACAAGATCAACGTGATGCGCGCGTACGGCGCCGAGGTCGTGGTCTGCCCGACCGCCGTCGACCCCGAGCACCCGGACTCGTACTACAACGTGTCCGACCGCCTCGCGCGCGAGCCCGGCGCCTGGAAGCCCGACCAGTACAGCAACCCGAACAACCCCCGTTCGCACTACGAGACCACCGGTCCCGAGCTGTGGGAGCAGACGGACGGGAAGATCACCCACTTCGTCGCCGGCGTCGGCACGGGCGGCACCATTTCGGGCACCGGCAACTACCTGAAGGAGGTGTCCGGCGGCAAGGTCAAGGTCATCGGCGCCGACCCCGAGGGCTCGGTCTACTCCGGCGGCTCGGGCCGCCCGTACCTGGTCGAGGGCGTCGGCGAGGACTTCTGGCCGACCGCCTATGACCCGAACGTCACGGACGAGATCATCGCGGTGTCCGACAAGGACTCCTTCCAGATGACCCGTCGCCTCGCCAAGGAGGAGGGCCTCCTCGTCGGCGGCTCCTGCGGCATGGCGGTCGTCGCGGCGCTGAAGGCCGCCGAGGGCCTCGGCCCGGACGACGTGGTCGTCGTCCTGCTGCCGGACAGCGGCCGCGGCTACCTCAGCAAGATCTTCAGCGACGAGTGGATGGCCGGTCACGGCTTCCTTGAGGAGGCGGGCCCGGCGGCGCGCATCGGTGACGTGCTCGCGGACAAGGAGGGCGCCATGCCGTCCCTGGTCCACATGCACCCCGAGGAGACCGTGGGCGAGGCCATCGAGGTGCTGCGCGAGTACGGCGTCTCGCAGATGCCGATCGTCAAGCCCGGCGCCGGCCACCCGGACGTGATGGCCGCCGAGGTCATCGGCTCGGTCGTGGAGAAGGAGCTGCTGGCGGCCCTGTTCGCGAAGCAGGCCTCGCTGTCCGACCCGCTGGAGAAGCACATGAGCCGCCCGCTGCCGCAGGTCGGCTCGGGCGAGCCGGTCTCCGAGCTGATGGCCGTGCTGGGCGAGGCGGACGCGGCGATCGTGCTGGTCGAGGGCAAGCCGACCGGCGTGGTGAGCCGTCAGGACCTGCTGGCGTTCCTCGCCAAGGGCGCGAAGTAG
- a CDS encoding SGNH/GDSL hydrolase family protein: MARGVSRARTARRIAAGAAYGGGGLGLVGVAAVGLVLAEVQFAKRTVGTGLGAPPRADGLYGSEFAGPPGPGPGPLRLGMMGDSTAAGLGVRRARQTPAALLASGLAAVAERPVELRNVALSGAMSDDLDRQAGLLLDGALPPPDVCVIMIGANDVTRRMPPTQSVRHLTSAVRRLRLAGTEVVVGTCPDLGTIEPVYQPLRWLARRVSRQLAAAQTIGVVALGARTVSMGDLLGPEFAANPREMFGPDSYHPSAEGYATAAMAVLPTLCAVLSLWPESDRLEVARHEDMLPVAKAASAAAGQAGTEVTPARGPWALLKHRRRRRVPAEDLSSDPDSVPGPQVAGA, encoded by the coding sequence GTGGCGCGAGGGGTGTCCAGAGCGAGGACGGCCCGCCGGATCGCGGCGGGCGCGGCGTACGGCGGAGGCGGGCTCGGGCTGGTCGGGGTCGCCGCCGTGGGACTGGTGCTGGCGGAGGTCCAGTTCGCGAAGCGGACGGTGGGCACCGGGCTCGGGGCCCCGCCGCGGGCCGACGGGCTGTACGGGAGCGAGTTCGCCGGGCCGCCGGGCCCCGGACCCGGCCCGCTGAGGCTCGGCATGATGGGCGACTCCACGGCCGCCGGGCTCGGCGTGCGCCGGGCCAGGCAGACCCCGGCGGCGCTGCTGGCCTCGGGGCTGGCGGCGGTGGCCGAGCGGCCGGTGGAACTGCGCAACGTGGCCCTCTCCGGGGCCATGTCCGACGACCTCGACCGGCAGGCCGGGCTGCTCCTGGACGGGGCGCTGCCCCCGCCGGACGTGTGCGTGATCATGATCGGCGCGAACGACGTGACGCGGCGGATGCCGCCGACGCAGTCGGTCCGCCACCTCACCTCGGCCGTACGCCGGCTGCGGCTCGCGGGCACCGAGGTGGTGGTCGGGACCTGCCCCGACCTGGGCACCATCGAGCCCGTGTACCAGCCGCTGCGGTGGCTGGCCCGCCGCGTCTCGCGCCAGCTGGCCGCCGCCCAGACCATAGGGGTCGTCGCGCTGGGCGCCCGTACGGTCTCCATGGGGGACCTGCTCGGCCCCGAATTCGCCGCCAACCCGCGCGAGATGTTCGGCCCGGACTCGTACCACCCCTCGGCGGAGGGTTACGCGACCGCCGCCATGGCCGTGCTGCCGACCCTGTGCGCGGTGCTGTCGCTGTGGCCGGAGTCCGACCGGCTGGAGGTGGCACGGCACGAGGACATGCTTCCGGTGGCCAAGGCCGCGTCGGCCGCCGCCGGGCAGGCGGGCACCGAGGTCACCCCGGCCCGCGGGCCGTGGGCCCTGCTGAAGCACCGACGCCGCCGCCGCGTCCCGGCCGAGGACCTGTCCTCGGACCCCGACTCCGTCCCGGGCCCCCAGGTGGCGGGCGCCTAG
- a CDS encoding acetyl-CoA C-acetyltransferase, producing MPEAVIVSTARSPIGRAGKGSLKDVRPDDLTATIIQAALAKVPELDPRQIDDLMLGCGLPGGEQGHNLARIVAVQMGMDYLPGTTITRYCSSSLQTSRMALHAIKAGEGDVFISAGVETVSRFMKGSSDGLPDTHNPLFADAEARTAAVAQSEGSSWHDPREDGLVPDAYISMGQTAENLARLKGVTRQDMDEFGVRSQNLAEEAIKNGFWAREITPVTTPDGTVVSTDDGPRAGVTLEGVQGLKPVFRPDGLVTAGNCCPLNDGAAALVIMSDTKARELGLTPLARIVSTGVTGLSPEIMGLGPVEASKQALKRAGLTVGDIDLFEINEAFAAQVIPSYRDLEIPLEKLNVNGGAIAVGHPFGMTGARLTGTLINSLQFHDKQFGLETMCVGGGQGMAMVIERLS from the coding sequence ATGCCCGAAGCCGTCATCGTTTCCACTGCCCGCTCCCCCATCGGGCGCGCCGGCAAGGGGTCCCTCAAGGACGTCCGTCCGGACGACCTGACCGCGACGATCATCCAGGCCGCCCTCGCCAAGGTCCCCGAGCTGGACCCGCGCCAGATCGACGACCTGATGCTCGGCTGCGGCCTCCCCGGCGGCGAGCAGGGCCACAACCTGGCCCGCATCGTGGCCGTACAGATGGGCATGGACTACCTGCCCGGCACGACGATCACCCGTTACTGCTCCTCCTCGCTCCAGACCTCCCGCATGGCGCTGCACGCCATCAAGGCCGGCGAGGGCGACGTCTTCATCTCCGCGGGCGTCGAGACGGTGTCCCGGTTCATGAAGGGCTCCTCGGACGGCCTGCCGGACACGCACAACCCGCTCTTCGCCGACGCGGAGGCCCGTACGGCCGCCGTCGCGCAGAGCGAGGGCTCTTCCTGGCACGACCCGCGCGAGGACGGCCTGGTCCCGGACGCCTACATCTCGATGGGGCAGACCGCGGAGAACCTGGCCCGGCTCAAGGGCGTGACCCGTCAGGACATGGACGAGTTCGGCGTGCGCTCCCAGAACCTGGCCGAGGAGGCCATCAAGAACGGCTTCTGGGCCCGCGAGATCACCCCGGTCACCACCCCGGACGGCACGGTCGTCTCCACCGACGACGGCCCGCGCGCCGGTGTCACCCTGGAGGGCGTCCAGGGCCTCAAGCCCGTCTTCCGCCCCGACGGCCTGGTCACGGCCGGCAACTGCTGCCCGCTCAACGACGGCGCCGCCGCGCTGGTCATCATGAGCGACACGAAGGCGCGGGAGCTGGGTCTGACCCCGCTGGCCCGGATCGTCTCCACCGGTGTCACCGGCCTCTCCCCCGAGATCATGGGCCTGGGCCCGGTCGAGGCGTCGAAGCAGGCCCTGAAGCGGGCGGGCCTGACCGTCGGCGACATCGACCTGTTCGAGATCAACGAGGCCTTCGCGGCGCAGGTCATCCCGTCGTACCGGGACCTGGAGATTCCGCTGGAGAAGCTGAACGTCAACGGCGGCGCCATCGCCGTCGGTCACCCGTTCGGGATGACCGGTGCCCGCCTCACCGGCACGCTGATCAACAGCCTCCAGTTCCACGACAAGCAGTTCGGCCTGGAAACGATGTGCGTGGGCGGCGGCCAGGGCATGGCCATGGTCATCGAGCGGCTGAGCTGA
- a CDS encoding DUF4287 domain-containing protein, which translates to MSVEFSEQTHRNMIDRIPLTTGREVSDWLRTVDAGPSLVRFEEKVSWLRGAHELSYGQAKAIIHEYDLRRAARKFG; encoded by the coding sequence ATGTCCGTAGAGTTCTCCGAGCAGACCCACCGGAACATGATCGACAGAATCCCCCTGACCACCGGTCGTGAAGTCTCCGACTGGCTCCGCACCGTGGACGCCGGCCCCTCCCTCGTCCGGTTCGAGGAGAAGGTCAGCTGGCTGCGCGGGGCGCACGAGCTCTCGTACGGCCAGGCCAAGGCGATCATCCACGAGTACGACCTGCGCAGGGCGGCCCGCAAGTTCGGTTGA
- a CDS encoding Bax inhibitor-1/YccA family protein has translation MRSSNPVFSRRGFSRDSGGYANFDAQHQQAGTNPYATNPYATDVTTGMPQAPARAGVMTMDDVVSRTAMTLGTVILTATIAWIALPVDPANVNKSYGIAIGAALVAMVLGLVQTFKRKASPALILGYAAFEGFFLGVISSATSTYLGAGVVIQAVLGTMCVFASVLFAYKMRWIRVTRRFYGFVMAAAMGFMLLMVTNLLFSLFAGGDGLGFRSGGLGILFGIIGVILGACFLALDFKQVEDGIAYGAPRDEAWLAAFGLTMTLVWIYLELLRLFQILSGDD, from the coding sequence ATGAGGAGCAGTAACCCGGTCTTCTCGCGACGGGGGTTCAGCCGCGACAGCGGGGGCTACGCGAACTTTGACGCGCAGCACCAGCAGGCCGGGACCAACCCGTACGCGACGAATCCTTACGCCACCGACGTGACCACCGGCATGCCGCAGGCGCCCGCGCGCGCCGGCGTCATGACCATGGACGACGTCGTGAGCCGTACGGCCATGACGCTCGGCACGGTCATCCTCACGGCGACGATCGCGTGGATCGCCCTGCCGGTCGACCCGGCGAACGTCAACAAGTCGTACGGCATCGCCATCGGCGCCGCGCTCGTCGCGATGGTCCTCGGGCTCGTCCAGACCTTCAAGCGCAAGGCCTCCCCGGCGCTCATCCTGGGCTACGCGGCCTTCGAGGGCTTCTTCCTCGGCGTCATCAGCTCGGCCACCAGCACCTACCTGGGCGCCGGAGTCGTCATCCAGGCCGTGCTCGGCACGATGTGCGTGTTCGCCTCGGTGCTCTTCGCGTACAAGATGCGCTGGATCCGCGTCACCCGCCGCTTCTACGGCTTCGTGATGGCGGCCGCCATGGGCTTCATGCTGCTCATGGTCACGAACCTGCTGTTCTCGCTCTTCGCGGGCGGTGACGGCCTCGGCTTCCGCAGCGGTGGCCTCGGCATCCTGTTCGGCATCATCGGCGTCATCCTCGGCGCCTGCTTCCTCGCCCTGGACTTCAAGCAGGTCGAGGACGGCATCGCGTACGGCGCCCCGCGCGACGAAGCCTGGCTGGCGGCCTTCGGCCTCACCATGACGCTGGTGTGGATCTACCTGGAGCTGCTGCGCCTGTTCCAGATCCTCTCCGGCGACGACTAG
- a CDS encoding ABC transporter ATP-binding protein: MNYAPHTTQAVAARATGLSKVYGQGETQVVALDNVSVDFGQGQFTAIMGPSGSGKSTLMHCVAGLDTFSAGSVRIGETELGTLKDKQLTQLRRDKIGFIFQAFNLLPTLTALENITLPMDIAGRKPDQQWLDTVVDMVGLSGRLSHRPTQLSGGQQQRVAVARALASRPEIIFGDEPTGNLDSRSGAEVLGFLRNSVRELGQTVVMVTHDPVAASYADRVIFLADGRIVDEMLNPTADGVLDRMKAFDAKGRTS, from the coding sequence ATGAACTACGCCCCGCACACCACCCAGGCCGTGGCCGCCCGGGCCACCGGCCTCTCCAAGGTGTACGGCCAGGGCGAGACCCAGGTGGTCGCCCTGGACAACGTCTCCGTGGACTTCGGCCAGGGCCAGTTCACCGCGATCATGGGCCCCTCGGGTTCCGGCAAGTCCACCCTGATGCACTGCGTGGCCGGTCTGGACACCTTCTCCGCCGGTTCCGTCCGCATCGGCGAGACCGAGCTCGGCACCCTGAAGGACAAGCAGCTGACCCAGCTGCGCCGGGACAAGATCGGATTCATCTTCCAGGCGTTCAACCTGTTGCCGACCCTGACGGCGCTGGAGAACATCACCCTGCCGATGGACATCGCGGGCCGCAAGCCCGACCAGCAGTGGCTGGACACGGTGGTCGACATGGTCGGGCTCTCCGGCCGCCTCTCGCACCGCCCCACCCAGCTCTCCGGCGGCCAGCAGCAGCGCGTGGCCGTGGCCCGCGCCCTGGCCTCCCGCCCCGAGATCATCTTCGGTGACGAGCCCACCGGAAACCTCGACTCCCGCTCCGGCGCCGAGGTCCTCGGCTTCCTGCGCAACTCCGTCCGCGAGCTCGGCCAGACCGTCGTCATGGTCACCCACGACCCGGTGGCCGCCTCCTACGCGGACCGCGTCATCTTCCTCGCCGACGGCCGCATCGTCGACGAGATGCTCAACCCCACCGCCGACGGGGTGCTCGACCGCATGAAGGCCTTCGACGCCAAGGGCCGCACCAGCTGA
- a CDS encoding FtsX-like permease family protein, whose protein sequence is MFRTALRNVLAHKARLLMTVLAVVLGVAFVSGTLVFTDTLGKSLSNQSAKSYEGVAVSVTSYGQMRNTNGQKEGEPGISQQTLDKVKAVKGVDAVTGRVSGFAGVGDEDGKLIGQGWANKGSNFVPLKDGKDPRYTFTDGTGPAKDDQISLDKESASKGGYKVGDKVRVATNGPVKEYALTGVFTTEDGSVNAGGSLVLFDTAVAQQLYLKPGYYEELSISAKAGTSADQLLAEVKPLLDGKRTKAQTGAALAKEQAKEIEKGMSSMNTMLLMFAFIALFVGVFLIYNTFTMLVTQRTKELALLRAVGANRGQVMRSVLAEALVVGIVAAAIGLATGIGLAVAMRSLMNSFAAKIPAGDLVVAPTTIVAALVIGVLVTVLAALLPAWRTGRIAPVAAMGSAHLPASAKSLVLRNVIGSVLGLLGIGVVMLGVSMGSDGRMVIGGGAFFLLLGLIVLLPLLSRPVISALRPPLQKVFGVPGKLAAQNALRNPRRTAVTAASLAIGLTLVTALSVVGITMGKAVDRMSTDKIKADYKVTMNGGIGSLDKSVAETLAKAPGIKAVSPQTAGGLRMGDDFNAASGVNPAAIGQMLNIEVVSGSLSSLGKGEVAVADKTAAKAKLSVGSTFEVMYDDGQKGSLKVGAVYKELEGLLSPYVLDDKILSAHADEQYIPEVYVNAADGGSNAGEKAVRDALGNNPAIGVATQQDMRNEMGGMVNVALNIMYGLLGMALIISVLGVVNTLAMSVFERKQEIGMLRAIGLDRSRVKNMIRLEAVVISLFGAILGIGVGVFLAWAVGTTFSKSVPGYELVIPYDRIGIFLLLAGVVGVLAAMWPARSGARLNMLTAIKTE, encoded by the coding sequence ATGTTCCGTACCGCGCTGCGCAACGTGCTCGCGCACAAGGCCAGGCTGCTGATGACGGTGCTCGCCGTCGTCCTCGGCGTCGCCTTCGTCTCCGGCACCCTCGTCTTCACCGACACCCTCGGCAAATCCCTCAGCAACCAGTCCGCGAAGAGCTACGAAGGCGTGGCGGTATCCGTCACCTCGTACGGCCAGATGCGCAACACCAACGGCCAGAAGGAGGGCGAGCCCGGCATCAGCCAGCAGACCCTCGACAAGGTCAAGGCCGTCAAGGGCGTCGACGCCGTCACCGGCCGGGTCTCCGGCTTCGCCGGCGTCGGCGACGAGGACGGCAAGCTGATCGGCCAGGGCTGGGCCAACAAGGGCTCCAACTTCGTCCCCCTCAAGGACGGCAAGGACCCGCGCTACACCTTCACCGACGGCACCGGCCCGGCCAAGGACGACCAGATCTCCCTCGATAAGGAGAGCGCGTCCAAGGGCGGTTACAAGGTCGGCGACAAGGTCCGCGTCGCCACCAACGGCCCGGTCAAGGAGTACGCCCTCACCGGTGTGTTCACCACCGAGGACGGCTCGGTCAACGCGGGCGGCAGCCTGGTGCTCTTCGACACCGCCGTCGCGCAGCAGCTGTACCTGAAGCCCGGCTACTACGAGGAGCTGTCGATCAGCGCCAAGGCCGGCACCAGCGCCGACCAGCTGCTCGCCGAGGTCAAGCCGCTGCTCGACGGCAAGCGCACCAAGGCCCAGACCGGCGCCGCGCTCGCCAAGGAGCAGGCCAAGGAGATCGAGAAGGGCATGAGCAGCATGAACACCATGCTGCTGATGTTCGCCTTCATCGCGCTGTTCGTCGGCGTCTTCCTGATCTACAACACGTTCACGATGCTGGTCACCCAGCGCACCAAGGAGCTGGCCCTGCTGCGCGCCGTCGGCGCCAACCGCGGCCAGGTCATGCGCTCCGTGCTCGCCGAGGCCCTGGTCGTCGGCATCGTCGCCGCCGCGATCGGCCTCGCCACCGGCATCGGCCTCGCGGTCGCCATGCGCTCGCTGATGAACTCCTTCGCGGCCAAGATCCCGGCCGGCGACCTGGTGGTCGCCCCGACCACGATCGTCGCGGCCTTGGTCATCGGCGTCCTGGTCACCGTCCTCGCCGCGCTGCTGCCCGCCTGGCGCACCGGTCGGATCGCCCCGGTCGCGGCCATGGGCAGCGCCCACCTGCCGGCCTCCGCGAAGTCCCTCGTCCTGCGCAACGTCATCGGCAGCGTCCTCGGCCTGCTCGGCATCGGCGTGGTCATGCTGGGCGTGTCCATGGGCAGCGACGGCCGGATGGTCATCGGCGGCGGCGCGTTCTTCCTGCTCCTCGGTCTGATCGTGCTGCTGCCGCTGCTGTCGCGGCCGGTCATCTCGGCCCTGCGGCCGCCGCTGCAGAAGGTGTTCGGGGTGCCCGGCAAGCTGGCCGCGCAGAACGCCCTGCGCAACCCGCGCCGTACGGCCGTCACGGCCGCCTCGCTGGCCATCGGCCTGACCCTGGTCACCGCGCTCTCGGTCGTCGGCATCACCATGGGCAAGGCCGTGGACCGGATGAGCACCGACAAGATCAAGGCCGACTACAAGGTCACCATGAACGGCGGCATCGGCAGCCTGGACAAGTCCGTCGCCGAGACGCTGGCGAAGGCCCCCGGCATCAAGGCCGTCTCCCCGCAGACCGCCGGCGGGCTGAGGATGGGCGACGACTTCAACGCCGCTTCGGGCGTCAACCCGGCCGCCATCGGCCAGATGCTCAACATCGAGGTGGTCAGCGGTTCGCTGAGCAGCCTGGGCAAGGGCGAGGTCGCCGTTGCGGACAAGACCGCGGCGAAGGCCAAGCTCTCGGTCGGCTCGACGTTCGAGGTCATGTACGACGACGGCCAGAAGGGCTCGCTCAAGGTCGGCGCGGTCTACAAGGAGCTGGAAGGCCTGCTCTCCCCGTACGTCCTCGACGACAAGATCCTCAGCGCGCACGCGGACGAGCAGTACATCCCCGAGGTGTACGTCAACGCCGCCGACGGCGGTTCCAATGCCGGCGAGAAGGCCGTCCGGGACGCGCTCGGCAACAACCCGGCGATCGGCGTCGCCACCCAGCAGGACATGCGCAACGAGATGGGCGGCATGGTCAACGTCGCGCTGAACATCATGTACGGCCTGCTCGGCATGGCACTGATCATCTCGGTGCTCGGCGTGGTCAACACCCTGGCGATGTCGGTCTTCGAGCGCAAGCAGGAGATCGGGATGCTGCGGGCGATCGGCCTCGACCGCAGCCGCGTCAAGAACATGATCCGCCTGGAGGCCGTGGTCATCTCGCTCTTCGGCGCGATCCTCGGCATCGGCGTCGGCGTCTTCCTCGCCTGGGCCGTCGGCACCACCTTCAGCAAGTCCGTACCGGGCTACGAGCTGGTCATCCCGTACGACCGGATCGGCATCTTCCTGCTGCTCGCCGGTGTGGTGGGCGTCCTGGCCGCCATGTGGCCCGCCCGCAGCGGCGCCCGGCTGAACATGCTGACCGCCATCAAGACCGAGTAG